The Dioscorea cayenensis subsp. rotundata cultivar TDr96_F1 chromosome 19, TDr96_F1_v2_PseudoChromosome.rev07_lg8_w22 25.fasta, whole genome shotgun sequence genome includes a window with the following:
- the LOC120249969 gene encoding putative disease resistance protein RGA3, which produces MAGAAVVSSFLQILFEKLAVAALDEYRSLRNVKKEFQCLFSTLSSIQDLLEDAEEKQLKDKPVRRWLVKLKDVAVDIDDLLDKHTAAVQRSKLMVQKTKVRRHLSYHFFNRVFLDYKLAHNIKDINERLDKISRERDVLGLQVLNNGTSRLEIEEKPQTSSLVDGSRVFGREQDKENIVKLLLATGDGFSNPFNVAILPIVGMGGLGKTTLTQLVYNDHRVKEHFQLRMWLCVSENFDERKLTRETLEYTQSDYTNTNTNTTNLNLLQEDLFHKLKGKRFLLVLDDVWNENREKWSRYYVALAAGDRGSKILVTTRNENVGLIMGGLRPYYLKQLSDENCWSLFRSCAFVNGNSSGHPKLEEIGKEIVKKLKGLPLAAKTLGSLLYSKLDEDDWKNILRSEIWELPTDQNNIMPALRLSYKHLPPHVKQCFAFCAVFHKDYVFGRDDLVQMWMALGFVQPQGRKRMEDVGYSYFDELVSRSFFHAHKGNYVMHDAIHDLAQSISIDECVRLGDKLQSNTTDKALHSSFSCSHSMHTSFEPFYRFKRLRTLLLLQGYKSRTGLIPDDLFSRLKFLRVLVLNRRDIDKVPNSIDNLHQLRYLGLSGTGIKMLPSSISRLYNLQTLRLKHCNELSYLPRGITGLINLRHMEANSLLISEIAGIGKLTCLQNLGEFIVRQRMGFHITELKDMTQLRGHLCISDLQNVISGEEARKAKLHTKELLTSLELVWSAGNRVASSEECIPEEVLRCLEPQREIRELSVKGYSGFHFPDWLGSSSLSSLHTIHLSNCKNCKFLPPLGQLPFLRYLDIGGMDSVTHIGKEFLGVKGFPSLIELVIEDMPCLEEWAIAQGGVFPCITEIQVRDCPELRELPQLPPTLTKLTVSEAGVSCLPQLKSPTSSSLATAALSSMFIHDCPNLTSLRNGLLSQELSSLTELTIANCEELVSLPMYLFKPLVSLKNLHIYNCPKLTCSYQEATGLLPASLEDLRISSCSVELINPMLKCLGSLTTLRHLKISDCSELNYFPEETRLPDMLKLLVLSNCANLLCLPPLLHVSALETLVIWHCPLVMLPVDGLPAELQELHINGCPVLKNLLEQDDGREWAKIARAPKTKIDCR; this is translated from the coding sequence ATGGCAGGAGCAGCAGTTGTATCTTCGTTCCTGCAGATTCTGTTTGAGAAATTGGCTGTTGCTGCCTTGGACGAATACCGATCCCTCCGGAATGTTAAGAAAGAGTTTCAATGCCTGTTCAGCACGCTGTCATCCATACAAGACCTACTTGAAGATGCAGAGGAAAAGCAGTTGAAGGATAAACCAGTCAGACGTTGGCTCGTGAAGCTCAAGGATGTAGCTGTTGACATTGATGACTTACTGGACAAACACACAGCTGCAGTTCAACGTTCAAAATTGATGGTCCAAAAGACAAAGGTACGCAGGCATCTCTCTTACCATTTCTTCAACAGAGTTTTTCTTGATTATAAATTGGCACACAATATCAAAGACATCAATGAGAGATTAGACAAGATATCTAGAGAACGAGATGTCCTTGGCCTGCAAGTGCTGAACAACGGCACAAGCAGGCTTGAAATTGAAGAGAAACCTCAGACAAGCTCACTGGTTGATGGTTCTCGTGTTTTTGGAAGAGAACAAGATAAAGAGAATATAGTGAAATTGTTGTTAGCCACCGGTGACGGATTCAGCAATCCTTTTAATGTTGCAATCCTCCCTATTGTTGGTATGGGGGGACTTGGGAAGACCACTCTCACACAGCTTGTCTACAATGACCATAGAGTCAAGGAACACTTCCAGCTGAGGATGTGGTTGTGCGTCTCTGAGAATTTTGATGAAAGGAAGCTGACCAGAGAGACATTAGAGTACACTCAGAGTGACTACACaaacaccaacaccaacacaACAAACCTGAACTTGTTGCAAGAGGATCTGTTTCATAAGCTGAAAGGGAAGAGGTTTCTACTTGTTTTGGACGACGTTTGGAATGAGAACCGGGAGAAATGGAGCAGGTACTATGTCGCTTTAGCTGCAGGAGACAGAGGGAGCAAAATTCTGGTGACGACTCGTAATGAAAATGTCGGACTGATCATGGGTGGTTTAAGGCCCTACTATTTGAAGCAATTATCAGACGAAAACTGCTGGTCATTGTTCAGGAGTTGTGCATTCGTGAATGGCAACTCGAGTGGGCATCCAAAGTTGGAGGAAATTGGGAAGGAGATAGTCAAGAAGCTCAAGGGATTACCCCTGGCAGCAAAGACACTGGGAAGCCTCTTATATTCCAAACTTGATGAAGATGACTGGAAGAACATCTTGAGAAGTGAAATTTGGGAACTGCCAACAGACCAGAACAACATAATGCCAGCTCTTAGATTGAGTTACAAACATTTGCCACCCCATGTCAAGCAATGTTTTGCATTCTGTGCTGTGTTTCATAAAGATTATGTGTTTGGAAGGGATGATCTGGTGCAGATGTGGATGGCTCTCGGTTTCGTTCAGCCTCAAGGAAGGAAAAGGATGGAGGACGTTGGTTACAGTTATTTTGATGAGCTAGTAAGCAGGTCCTTCTTTCATGCTCACAAAGGCAACTATGTAATGCATGATGCCATCCATGATCTAGCACAATCCATCTCCATTGATGAATGTGTTAGATTGGGGGATAAGTTGCAGAGCAATACGACTGATAAAGCTCTTCATTCATCCTTCTCGTGCAGTCACTCAATGCATACTTCATTTGAGCCATTCTACAGGTTCAAAAGACTAAGAACACTCCTGCTCTTGCAAGGATACAAATCTAGGACTGGCCTGATTCCAGATGATCTATTCTCAAGGCTGAAATTTCTGCGAGTTTTGGTCCTAAACCGCCGAGATATTGATAAGGTGCCAAACTCCATTGACAATTTACATCAGTTAAGGTATTTAGGCCTCTCTGGTACGGGAATCAAAATGTTGCCATCTTCTATCAGCAGGTTGTAcaatttacagacactgagacTGAAACATTGCAATGAACTGAGCTACCTGCCAAGAGGAATCACTGGCCTGATCAATTTAAGGCATATGGAAGCAAACAGTTTACTCATATCAGAGATAGCAGGAATAGGGAAACTAACCTGCTTGCAGAATCTTGGGGAATTCATAGTTCGCCAGAGGATGGGATTCCACATAACTGAGCTGAAGGACATGACACAGCTTCGGGGGCATCTTTGCATCTCTGATCTTCAGAATGTGATCAGTGGAGAAGAGGCGCGCAAAGCCAAGTTGCACACCAAAGAATTACTAACGTCACTAGAGCTTGTTTGGTCCGCTGGAAACCGTGTTGCTAGTTCAGAAGAATGTATCCCAGAAGAGGTGCTCAGATGTCTGGAACCACAGAGAGAGATCAGAGAACTCTCAGTCAAGGGCTATTCAGGATTTCACTTTCCAGATTGGCTAGGCAGTTCATCACTCTCCAGTCTACACACCATCCACCTATCCAATTGCAAGAACTGCAAGTTCCTCCCACCTCTCGGACAGCTTCCATTCCTCAGATATCTTGATATTGGTGGAATGGATAGTGTCACACACATTGGGAAAGAGTTCTTGGGTGTCAAAGGATTTCCATCATTGATCGAATTAgtgattgaagacatgccttGTTTGGAGGAATGGGCGATTGCACAAGGTGGAGTGTTCCCTTGCATCACTGAAATCCAGGTGAGAGACTGTCCGGAGCTGAGAGAGCTGCCACAACTTCCTCCAACACTGACAAAGCTAACAGTATCAGAAGCAGGAGTGAGCTGCCTTCCACAACTCAAGTCACCAACCTCATCATCATTAGCAACAGCAGCACTCTCATCCATGTTCATACATGATTGTCCCAATCTGACATCACTAAGAAATGGATTGCTGAGCCAGGAGCTGAGTTCTCTAACGGAATTGACTATTGCCAACTGTGAAGAGCTGGTATCACTGCCGATGTACTTGTTCAAACCACTTGTTTCATTAAAAAACCTCCACATATACAATTGTCCAAAGCTCACCTGCAGTTATCAGGAGGCCACAGGCCTGCTTCCAGCATCACTGGAAGACCTCAGAATTAGCTCATGTAGTGTGGAGCTCATCAACCCAATGCTCAAATGTTTAGGAAGCCTGACAACATTAAGGCATTTGAAGATTTCTGACTGCTCTGAGCTCAACTATTTTCCAGAGGAAACCAGGTTGCCTGACATGCTCAAGCTCTTGGTGTTAAGCAACTGTGCTAATCTCTTGTGCTTGCCACCATTGCTGCATGTCTCAGCCCTTGAGACCTTGGTTATTTGGCATTGCCCGTTGGTGATGTTACCTGTAGATGGACTGCCTGCAGAACTGCAGGAGCTGCATATTAACGGCTGCCCAGTTTTGAAGAACCTGTTGGAACAGGATGATGGCAGGGAATGGGCTAAGATCGCTCGAGCACCCAAGACAAAGATCGATTGTAGATGA